CGGATGGCCTTCGAACATTATTTCGGACCCAACGCGAAGAAGCCGATCTGACGGACGGCTTCGACAGTCTGGAGCACCATCCGGACCGGATCTGACCTTGGCCTCGAACGTGGGGTCGAGTCTGGGCCGGGCGGTGCTCCGCCTTACGCATCTCTGCAAAGTTGCTGTTGAATGAAGGTCGAGCGTTTCCTGCACGCCATAGACGGCATCAGCACCTGGGTCGGCAAGGCGACCGCCTGGCTGATGATCGTGCTCATGCTGGTGGTCTGCATCGAAGTCTTCAAGCGATACGTGCTGAATGCGCCGACGGCATGGATCTTCGATGCGCAGAACATGCTGTACGGCACGCTGTTCATGCTGGCCGGCGCCTACACGCTGGCGCAGAACGCGCATGTCCGCGGCGACTTTTTCTATTCGTCGATGCGGCCGAGAACCCAAGCGACCTTCGATCTCGTCCTGTATTTCGTTTTCTTCCTGCCCGGCATCGCCGCGTTGATCTATGCGGGCACCGACTATGCCGCCGATTCCTGGCGGATCGCCGAGCATTCGAACGTCACCGCGGATGGGCCGCCGGTCTATCACTTCAAGACGGTCATTCCGATCGCCGGCGCCCTCGTCATGCTGCAGGGCATCGCCGAGATCATGCGCTGCGTCGTCTGCCTCAAGACCGGCGAATGGCCGAGCCGCCTGAAGGATGTCGCGGAGATCGACGTCGTCGGCGAGCAGCTCGCCAACAGCGAGTTCGTTGACGAAGAGTCGCGCAGAATCGCGATCGAGAACGCGCAGAAGATCGACGAGGCCGCGCGCCAGCGCGGTATGGGTGGGGAACTGAATACATGAGCGATCCAGCGCTCGGGCTGTTGATGCTCGCCCTGATCGTCGTCGTCATCATGATGGGCTTTGCCACGGCCTTCACGCTGATGGGGCTCGGCATCGTGTTCGGCTATATCGCCTTCTACAATCCCGCCGAACACTGGTGGCAGAACCGGGTGTTCGACCTGATGGTCCAGCGCACCTACGGCGCGATGACCAACGACGTGCTGATCTCGATCCCGCTGTTCGTGCTGATGGGCTACGTGATGGAGCGTGGCGCGCTGGTCGACAAGATGTTCTATTCGATCCAGCTCGCGTTCCGCCGCCTTCCGGCATCGCTCGCGGTCGCGACGCTGATCGTCTGTACTTTCTGGGGCATCGCCTCTGGGCTCGTCGGCGCCGTCGTGGTGCTGATGGGCGTGATCGCGCTGAACCCGATGCTGCGCGCCGGCTACGACGTCAAGCTCGCCTCCGGCGTGATCACGGCAGGCGGAACGCTCGGCATCCTGATCCCGCCCTCGGTGATGATCATCGTCTATGCGGCGGTGGCCGGCCAGTCGGTGGTGAAGCTGTATGCGGCGGCGATGTTCCCAGGTTTCTTCCTGGCGTTTCTCTATCTCGTCTACATCATCGGCTGGGCGCTGCTGAATCCGAAAGTCGCGCCGCCGCTGCCCCCCGAGGCGACCCAGGTGCGGGTGCCGGACTGGATGACGCGCATCCAGGAGCGTTATTCGCCCAACATGTTGGTCGGTTTGCTGAAGGCGCTGTTCGTGCCGTCCGGAATGAAAGGGCTCGAGGCCGATGGCAAACCGTTGACGCTGTTCCGCATCGCTCAGAACGTGCTGGTTGCGCTGGTTCCGTTTGCCTTGACGGCAGCCACGCTCGGATTGGTGTGGTGGTATGTCGTGATCCACCAGCAGGCGGCTGCTTCGGTCGAAGTCGAAGGGTTGCAGCCGCTCGGCGCCGCTCCGGCGTCCACGCAGACGGCGGCTGGAAATCAAGGGCCGTCGTCCCAGTTCTATATCTGGTTCTGGGGGATCGCCGCGGTGATGGCGTTGCTGACCGTGCGCTACTATTGGCGGCTCAATGCCGAGCGCTACGAGTTGCTGAAGCTGTTGACCAGCTCGGTGATGCCGCTCGCCATTCTCTCCGTGCTGGTGCTGGCGGTGATCCTGTTCGGCATCACCACTGCGACCGAGTCCGCGGCAGTCGGCGCAGCCGGCGCCTTCATCCTCGCCTTCCATGCAAGAACGCTCGATTGGAAGCGCACCAAGGAGGCCGTGTTCCTGACCGCCAAGACCACGGCCATGGTCTGCTGGCTGTTCGTCGGCTCGGCGCTGTTCTCGGCCGTGTTCGCGATCCTGGGCGGTCAGGCACTGGTGGAGCAGTGGGTGCTCAGCCTCAATCTCTCGCCGATCCAGTTTATGATCCTGTCGCAGGCGATCATCTTCCTGCTCGGCTGGCCGCTGGAATGGACCGAGATCATCATCATTTTCGTGCCGATCTTCCTGCCGCTGCTGAAGCATTTCGGCATCGATCCGATCCTTTGGGGCGTGCTGGTGTTCGTCAACCTGCAGGCGGCGTTCCTGTCGCCGCCGGTGGCCATGTCGGCGTTCTACCTGAAGGGGGTCGCGCCGAAGCACGTGACCATCAACCAGATCTTCGCCGGCATGATGCCCTACATGCTGGTGGTGATCCTGTGCATGGTCATCATGTATCTCTGGCCCGGCATGACGCTGTGGCTGCCGAACTATCTCTACGGGAACTAGATCAGCGAAGCGTGAGATGCTCCGGCTCGACAGCGAAGCGGGGACGGGCTTATTCTGGTGGCATGAGCGGTCACGATCACCATCATGATCACGAGCACTCGGAGCTGTCCGAAACGGAACTGCGCGTGCGTGCGCTGGAGACGCTGCTCGCCGAGAAGGGCTACGTCGACCCCAAAGCGCTCGATCTTCTGATCGAAACCTACGAGACCAAGGTGGGTCCGCGAAACGGGGCGCGCGTCATTGCTCGCGCCTGGAGTGATCCGGCCTATCGCGCGCGGCTGCTTGCCGACGCCACCGCGGCCATCGCCGAACTGGACTACAAAGGTCGGCAAGGTGAGCACATGGTGGTGGTCGAGAACACGCCGCAGACCCACAACATGGTCGTCTGCACCCTGTGCTCCTGCTATCCGTGGCCGGTGCTCGGGCTGCCTCCGGTCTGGTACAAGTCCGCGCCCTATCGATCGCGTGCCGTCGCCGATCCGCGCGGCGTGCTGCGCGACTTCGGCGTCGAGCTGTCGAAGGAGACCGAAATCCGTGTTTGGGATTCGACCGCCGAAATCCGCTACCTGGTGTTGCCGATGCGGCCGGCGGGCACGGACGGATGGAGCGAAGAGCGCCTCGCCGATCTCGTTACCCGTGACAGCATGATCGGTACCGGCCTGCCGAAGCATCCCGACCAGATCGCCTGAGAGAGGACACCGATGGACGGCGCGCAGGACATGGGCGGCGTCAAGGGCTTCGGCGCCGTGGTTGCCGAAGCCGATGAGCCACCGTTCCATGCGGAATGGGAGCGTCGCGCGTTCGCGCTGACGTTGGCGATGGCCGCTCCGGGCGGCTGGAATATCGACATGTCCCGCTTCGCGCGCGAAGATCGCCCACCGGCGGACTATCTGAGCAAGAGTTACTACCAGCTCTGGATCGCAGGCCTCGAACGGCTGATGATCGAGCGCGATCTGGTGAGCCGCGAGGAGATCGAGGCAGGGCATGCGCTGCAGCCACCGAAAGCCGGAGCGCAAGCGAAGGCGCTGCCCGCGGATGCGGTCGCTGCAATGCTGCGTCGGGGCGGGCTGACCGCGCGCGAACCTGCAGGGCCGGCGCGGTTCGTCGTCGGCGATCGGGTGCGTGCGCGAACCATCAATCCGCCGACCCATACCAGGCTGCCACGCTACGTTCGCGGGCATGTCGGCGAGATCGCGTTGATCCATGGCTGTCATGTGTTCCCGGACAGCAATGCCATCGGCGCGGGCGAAAACCCGCAATGGCTCTACACCGTGCGGTTTGCGGGGCCGGAACTGTGGGGCCCTGACGCCGATCCGACCGTCAGCGTGTCGGTTGATGCGTGGGACCCCTATCTGGAGCCAGCCTGATGCCGCCTGATCCCGCTGCTCCAAGGCCGCAGCTGGCTAGCGACGCATGGGAGGTCGCCATCGCCGTTCCCGGCGTCCCGCGTGATGCGGACGGCCCGGTGTTTCGTGAGCCGTGGGAGGCCCATGCATTCGCCATGGCTCTGACATTGCACGAGAAAGGGTTGTTCACCTGGCCCGAATGGGCGGCCGCGCTGGCGCAAGAGATCAAGCGCGCGCAGGCTGCCGGTGACGCTGACACCGGTGACACCTACTACCGGCACTGGCTGGCAACACTGGAAAAGATCGTGGCCGACAAGAAGGTTACCTCGCTCGGAACGCTGCGCCGCTATCGCGATGCGTGGAATCGGGCTGCTGACCGCACGCCCCACGGATCGCCGATCGAATTGAGGCCGGGCGATTTCTCGGCGAGCGAGGGCGGCCGCCGATAATGGCAGCGAACGAAGCTCCAGCCGCTCGCTTTGGCGCCTTTTCGGGATACGAAACAGTTCCTCGCAAAGCTTGGGATCGCCGACAGGCTCGGCACAACCGCAGATGCCCTGCGACGCTTCCGCATAGGTAGGAAGCAACAAAATCCTATTCTTTGGACCGGGCGCGGGTATCATTCGACCAAATCTGCCGTTCAAGCGCAGGCCTACAATTCAGCGATAAGGGAGAACGCGCCATGAAGTTCACGTGGTTCAACCTGATGCCGTGGCCCTTCTTGCCGGATGACTTCCGCGAGAAGAACCGCTCGGTGTGGGTCGATATCGATCAGGCGCTGTTCGATCCCGAAAAGAGCCATGAAGTCTACAACACCTACATGGATCTGCTCGAATATGCCGAGACCGTCGGCTTCGACGGCATCGGCGTCAACGAGCATCACCAGAACGGCTACGGCATCATGCCGTCGCCGAACATCATTTCCGCAGGTCTAGCACGCCGCACGAAAGACGCAGCGCTGGTGGTGCTCGGCAACTCGATCGCGCTTTACAACCCGCCGGTGCGCGTCGCCGAGGAATTCGCGATGCTGGACTGCATCTCTGGAGGCCGCCTCGTGGCTGGCTTCCCCGTCGGCACGTCGATGGACACCAACTACTGCTATGGACAGATCCCTTCGCTGACACGCGAGAAGTATCAGGAGGCGCACGACCTGATCATCCGGGCCTGGACCGAACGCAAGCCGTTCGCGTTCAATGGGCGCTACAACAAACTGCGCTACGTCAACATCTGGCCGCGGCCGATCCAGCAGCCGCATCCGCCGGTGCATATCCCCGGGGGCGGCTCGGTGGAGACGTACGACTTCTGCATCGACAACACTTACTCCTACTCGTATCTCAGCTTCTCCGGTTACATCCGGGCGCAAGCGCTAATGAAGGGCTACTGGGATCGCGTCACCGAGCGCAACGCGCCGGACACGTCGCCTTACCGGGCGGGCTTTGCGCAGACGATCTGTGTCGCCGAGACCGACGAGGAGGCCGAGCGGCTCTATGCCGAGCATGTGCTCTACTTCTATAACCGCTGCCTGCATGTTTACGCGGGCTTCGCCGATGCGCCAGGCTATCGCACCATCAAGACGATCCAGACCGGCGCGCTGTCGCAATATGCGCCGCCGCGGGCCGGTTATTCGAAGCTGACCTGGAAGGATCTCGTCGAGGGCGGTCACGTCATTGCCGGTTCGCCGGAGACGGTTCGCCAGCGCATGGAGGACCTGATCAAGTCGCTGCATGTCGGCAACATTTTCTGCCTGATGCATGTCGGAAACATGCCGAAGGAGAAGTGCATGTATTCGACCAAGCTGTTCGCGGACAAGGTGCTGCCGAAGCTGCGCAACATGTTCCCCGAATATGCGGACGACAACCGCTTCTGGTGCAAGCCGATCAACCAGCGGGTCACCTCCGGTCGGCTGCCGACGGAGCGCGATGCAGCCGCGGCTGTCTCGCGTGTGCTGGCTTAAGTGGGGCTGACGACCATGGAACTGAAGACGGTCAAGACTCATCACGTCCCTGTCCGCTATCTCGAAGGCGGTTCGGGCCAGCCGCTGGTGTTCTTGCATGGCGCAGGCGGCGTCACGGCGGACGATCCGTTCCTGACGAAGCTCGCCGAGAGCTTCCACGTCTATGCGCCGCTGATCCCCGGTTACGGCGACAGCGAAGAGTGCCACGAAATCCGCGACATGCTTGATTTCACCTTGCATACGTGGGACGTCGTCGACGCGCTCGGTTTGAAGGACCCGGTGCTGGTCGGGCATTCGATGGGGGGTATGATTGCGGCCGAGATGGCGGCGGTGTGCCCGAATGACGTGTCCCGGCTCGGGCTGATCGCGCCGGCGGGGCTCTGGCTCGACGATCATCCGATCGCCGATATCTTCGTCAAGTTGCCTTACGAGATGCCGGCGCTGCTCTATCACGACGAAGCGGCAGGTGCCGCGAAGCTGACCACCGGACTTGCTCTCGACGATCCGAAATTTCTGCAGAGCTTCCTGGTGACGAATGCGCGCCAGCTGGGTATGGCCGGGCGGTTGCTGTTCCCGATTCCGGAGCGAGGCTTGTCGGAGCGGCTTTATCGCGTGAAGGCGAAGACGATCCTCATCTGGGGCGACAGCGACAAGCTCGTGTCGCCGGTCTACGCGCACGAGTTCAAGCGTCTTATCAAGGGATCGCAACTGGTATCGATTCCGGAAGCCGGCCACATGGTGCTTGCGGAGAAGACGCGCGAGACGGTGGCCGCGATACAGCGGCTGCTCTGATCGACGGTGTTCCGACAAGCAACATGCGACGCGTTGCGGCGGATCGCCGCGGCCCGCGTCTTTACGCATATCACTGAACCTCCTTACGTGCGTCACTGAACGTGTGTCACCGAAAAGTGTGCGACGTTTTGAGTGTTTGACGTGATGGGCGCTGATCGGAAAGGAACAGCAGGGGGCTTCTGAAACTTGTCCTGACCAAGGATCGGAACCGAATGCAGTTGCAAATGAAGACGGATGCAGCGCCGCTGCAGCCAACTGACGCCGCAGCTTGTCCTGTCAATTCGCACAATGAATGGGACCCGCTGGAAGAGATCATCGTCGGACGCCTCGAAGGCTCCACCATTCCGTCCGATCATCCGGTCGTGACCTGCAACATCCCGGGAATGGCGGCGCGGGCACAGTCGCTGGTGGCCGGTTTTCGATTTCCCAAGATCATCGTCGAGCCGGCGCAGCGCGAACTGGACGCCTTTGTCGCGCTGCTCGAGTCGCTGGGGATCACCGTGACACGTCCCGATCCTGTCGATCATAAGCGCAAGTTCTCGACGCCCGATTGGTCGTCGCGCGGCTTCTGCAATTCATGCCCGCGCGACAGCATGCTGGTGATCGGCGACGAGATCATCGAGACGCCGATGGTCTGGCCTTGCCGCTACTTCGAGACACATTCCTATCGTCGGATCCTCAAGGATTACTTCAGGCGCGGCGCGCGCTGGACGTCGGCGCCCAAACCGCAGCTGACCGGCGAATTGTTCGATCCGGACTTTCGCCTGCCGGAGAAGGGTGAGCCGGTGAGCTACATTCTCACCGAATTCGAGCCGGTGTTCGATGCGGCGGACTTCTTCCGCTGTGGCCGCGATATCTTCGTCACCCGCAGCAATGTCACCAACCTGATGGGCATCGAATGGCTGCGTCGGCATCTCGGCGACGGCTATCGCATCCACGAGATCGAAAGCCGCTGTCCGAACCCGATGCATATCGACACCACGATCCTGCCGCTCGGGCCGGGAAAGATTCTGATCAATCCCGAGTACATCGATGTCGAACGGCTGCCGCCGATCCTCAAGAAATGGGATGTGTTGATCGCGCCCGAGCCAGACCCGATCGACAACCGCCTGCTGAAGATCACCTCGCTGTGCGGCAAGTGGCTCAGCATGAATGTGCTGATGCTCGACGAGACGCGGGTGATCGTCGATCCGCATCATACGCGGATGATGCGGGCGATGAAGGACTGGGGGCTGGAGCCGATTCCGTGCGAATTCCTGCACTATGCGGCGTTCGGCGGGGCGTTTCATTGCGCCACGCTCGATGTGCGCCGCCGCGGGACATTGCAAAGCTACTTCTGAAGTCCGGCGAAGACGCATAGCGACTGCGGCGTGCTGCGCGACCGGTGCCGGAGCCGTTGATGCCGGCGAGCCGCGCGGGATGAGCTTCGTCCTAGCGAGGCTTTCGAGCGGGACACGGGAGGCGACCAACTCCGTCCTTACTGGACCCTCGTCCAGATTTCGCCGCCGCAGACCATGCCGCCGAAGGCGCAGCCTTGAACGCGGAGCTTGTCGGTGCCGCGCAGGGCGATGGTGGAGTCGTAGGTGCCGCCGCTGCGGGTGTCGTGGATTCGGCCAGCCCA
The sequence above is drawn from the Afipia sp. P52-10 genome and encodes:
- the nthB gene encoding nitrile hydratase subunit beta — encoded protein: MDGAQDMGGVKGFGAVVAEADEPPFHAEWERRAFALTLAMAAPGGWNIDMSRFAREDRPPADYLSKSYYQLWIAGLERLMIERDLVSREEIEAGHALQPPKAGAQAKALPADAVAAMLRRGGLTAREPAGPARFVVGDRVRARTINPPTHTRLPRYVRGHVGEIALIHGCHVFPDSNAIGAGENPQWLYTVRFAGPELWGPDADPTVSVSVDAWDPYLEPA
- a CDS encoding TRAP transporter small permease subunit — protein: MKVERFLHAIDGISTWVGKATAWLMIVLMLVVCIEVFKRYVLNAPTAWIFDAQNMLYGTLFMLAGAYTLAQNAHVRGDFFYSSMRPRTQATFDLVLYFVFFLPGIAALIYAGTDYAADSWRIAEHSNVTADGPPVYHFKTVIPIAGALVMLQGIAEIMRCVVCLKTGEWPSRLKDVAEIDVVGEQLANSEFVDEESRRIAIENAQKIDEAARQRGMGGELNT
- the nthA gene encoding nitrile hydratase subunit alpha, which encodes MSGHDHHHDHEHSELSETELRVRALETLLAEKGYVDPKALDLLIETYETKVGPRNGARVIARAWSDPAYRARLLADATAAIAELDYKGRQGEHMVVVENTPQTHNMVVCTLCSCYPWPVLGLPPVWYKSAPYRSRAVADPRGVLRDFGVELSKETEIRVWDSTAEIRYLVLPMRPAGTDGWSEERLADLVTRDSMIGTGLPKHPDQIA
- a CDS encoding alpha/beta fold hydrolase, which translates into the protein MELKTVKTHHVPVRYLEGGSGQPLVFLHGAGGVTADDPFLTKLAESFHVYAPLIPGYGDSEECHEIRDMLDFTLHTWDVVDALGLKDPVLVGHSMGGMIAAEMAAVCPNDVSRLGLIAPAGLWLDDHPIADIFVKLPYEMPALLYHDEAAGAAKLTTGLALDDPKFLQSFLVTNARQLGMAGRLLFPIPERGLSERLYRVKAKTILIWGDSDKLVSPVYAHEFKRLIKGSQLVSIPEAGHMVLAEKTRETVAAIQRLL
- a CDS encoding LLM class flavin-dependent oxidoreductase — protein: MKFTWFNLMPWPFLPDDFREKNRSVWVDIDQALFDPEKSHEVYNTYMDLLEYAETVGFDGIGVNEHHQNGYGIMPSPNIISAGLARRTKDAALVVLGNSIALYNPPVRVAEEFAMLDCISGGRLVAGFPVGTSMDTNYCYGQIPSLTREKYQEAHDLIIRAWTERKPFAFNGRYNKLRYVNIWPRPIQQPHPPVHIPGGGSVETYDFCIDNTYSYSYLSFSGYIRAQALMKGYWDRVTERNAPDTSPYRAGFAQTICVAETDEEAERLYAEHVLYFYNRCLHVYAGFADAPGYRTIKTIQTGALSQYAPPRAGYSKLTWKDLVEGGHVIAGSPETVRQRMEDLIKSLHVGNIFCLMHVGNMPKEKCMYSTKLFADKVLPKLRNMFPEYADDNRFWCKPINQRVTSGRLPTERDAAAAVSRVLA
- a CDS encoding TRAP transporter large permease subunit; amino-acid sequence: MSDPALGLLMLALIVVVIMMGFATAFTLMGLGIVFGYIAFYNPAEHWWQNRVFDLMVQRTYGAMTNDVLISIPLFVLMGYVMERGALVDKMFYSIQLAFRRLPASLAVATLIVCTFWGIASGLVGAVVVLMGVIALNPMLRAGYDVKLASGVITAGGTLGILIPPSVMIIVYAAVAGQSVVKLYAAAMFPGFFLAFLYLVYIIGWALLNPKVAPPLPPEATQVRVPDWMTRIQERYSPNMLVGLLKALFVPSGMKGLEADGKPLTLFRIAQNVLVALVPFALTAATLGLVWWYVVIHQQAAASVEVEGLQPLGAAPASTQTAAGNQGPSSQFYIWFWGIAAVMALLTVRYYWRLNAERYELLKLLTSSVMPLAILSVLVLAVILFGITTATESAAVGAAGAFILAFHARTLDWKRTKEAVFLTAKTTAMVCWLFVGSALFSAVFAILGGQALVEQWVLSLNLSPIQFMILSQAIIFLLGWPLEWTEIIIIFVPIFLPLLKHFGIDPILWGVLVFVNLQAAFLSPPVAMSAFYLKGVAPKHVTINQIFAGMMPYMLVVILCMVIMYLWPGMTLWLPNYLYGN
- a CDS encoding amidinotransferase gives rise to the protein MQLQMKTDAAPLQPTDAAACPVNSHNEWDPLEEIIVGRLEGSTIPSDHPVVTCNIPGMAARAQSLVAGFRFPKIIVEPAQRELDAFVALLESLGITVTRPDPVDHKRKFSTPDWSSRGFCNSCPRDSMLVIGDEIIETPMVWPCRYFETHSYRRILKDYFRRGARWTSAPKPQLTGELFDPDFRLPEKGEPVSYILTEFEPVFDAADFFRCGRDIFVTRSNVTNLMGIEWLRRHLGDGYRIHEIESRCPNPMHIDTTILPLGPGKILINPEYIDVERLPPILKKWDVLIAPEPDPIDNRLLKITSLCGKWLSMNVLMLDETRVIVDPHHTRMMRAMKDWGLEPIPCEFLHYAAFGGAFHCATLDVRRRGTLQSYF
- a CDS encoding nitrile hydratase accessory protein — protein: MPPDPAAPRPQLASDAWEVAIAVPGVPRDADGPVFREPWEAHAFAMALTLHEKGLFTWPEWAAALAQEIKRAQAAGDADTGDTYYRHWLATLEKIVADKKVTSLGTLRRYRDAWNRAADRTPHGSPIELRPGDFSASEGGRR